The following proteins are co-located in the Camelina sativa cultivar DH55 chromosome 12, Cs, whole genome shotgun sequence genome:
- the LOC104729852 gene encoding probable prolyl 4-hydroxylase 9 translates to MKSRLKSYKRKKLGLATVIVFCSLCFLVGFYGSTLLSQNVPRIKPRLRMLEMVENVEDEAVSMPHGVTGDESVGSIPFQVLSWRPRAIYFPNFATAEQCQAIIDRAKINLKPSALALRKGETAENTKGTRTSSGTFISASEESTGALDSVENKIARATMIPRTHGESFNILRYELGQKYDSHYDVFNPTEYGPQSSQRIASFLLYLSDVEEGGETMFPFENGSNMGTGYDYKQCIGLKVKPRKGDGLLFYSVFPNGTIDQTSLHGSCPVTKGEKWVATKWIRDQNQEE, encoded by the exons ATGAAGAGCAGATTGAAGAGctacaagaggaagaagctagGGTTAGCCACAGTTATCGTCTTCTGTTCCCTCTGTTTCCTCGTTGGTTTCTATGGTTCCACTCTGCTTTCTCAG AACGTGCCTCGTATTAAACCCAGGTTGAGAATGTTGGAGATGGTGGAGAATGTGGAAGACGAAGCTGTCTCGATGCCTCATGGTGTTACTGGAGACGAATCTGTTGGATCGATTCCGTTTCAG GTACTGAGTTGGAGACCGAGGGCTATATATTTTCCGAATTTCGCAACTGCAGAACAATGCCAAGCTATTATCGACAGAGCAAAGATTAATCTGAAACCTTCTGCTTTGGCTCTTCGGAAAGGAGAAACTGCTGAGAACACTAAGGGCACTAGAACAag CTCAGGAACTTTTATCAGTGCTTCAGAAGAAAGTACTGGTGCTCTGGATTCTGTTGAAAATAAGATCGCAAGGGCTACGATGATCCCAAGGACCCATGGAGAG TCTTTCAATATTTTAAGGTATGAACTTGGCCAAAAGTATGATTCCCACTATGATGTTTTCAACCCAACTGAATATGGACCACAGTCAAGCCAAAGG ATTGCTTCCTTCCTGTTGTACTTATCTGACGTGGAAGAAGGCGGTGAAACCATGTTTCCATTTGAG AACGGTTCGAACATGGGCACCGGATACGATTACAAGCAATGTATTGGGTTGAAAGTAAAACCTCGGAAAGGAGATGGTCTTCTTTTCTATTCCGTGTTTCCAAATGGAACGATTGATCAG ACGTCGCTTCACGGGAGCTGCCCGGTGACCAAAGGAGAGAAATGGGTAGCGACCAAATGGATCAGAGACCAAAACCAAGAAGAGtaa